The Chitinophaga sp. Cy-1792 genome contains the following window.
CATACAAACTATGGAAATCTGGTAGAGATAAATATGTAGATGAACAGGAAGCAATTGTCAATAATCAACGTAGTCTTGAAAAGAAACGAAATGCCCTGCAATCAGCCATAGAAGAGAATGCCAGGCTGCAACGAGATAATGATGCACAGCTTAAAGCGCAGGTCACCATTATTAAAAAATATCAGCAGCAAAGGGAGCAGCTATGTGAGCAATATGGTTTTGCTGCGGCCAACCTGGTAGATGATAACTTCTACCATGCGACTATGGAGGATATTCATTTAAGAACACCATATGCATCTCCTCGCATTAATAAGCTGCGTAGTGATATTTTCATCAAAAGTATGGAGTTGCATAAATACGCGATTCTTGCCAATGCGAAGAAATTCAGGAACAACCTGAAAGTATTTTTTGAATTACTGGGAGGGCGTGGTATCATGAAAGAGGCGGTGGCCCGGAACCTATGGGATACTTTCTTTTTCTGTGTGCCGGTAGTGTCTACCACGCTGGCTTCCGTGAGCAGGCTTTTTTCTTCTATTGGAAAAGATGGGCTGGGCTGGTTGTTGCTGGATGAAGCAGGACAGGCTACACCACAATCTGCAACCGGTATCCTGTGGCGTTCCCGAAGAGCAGCCATCGTTGGTGATCCGCTTCAGGTAGAACCTGTGGTGACCATTCCGGAAAGCCTGGTAGCAAAGATTAAGCAGCAGTATAATTTGGATGATACCTGGAGCCCATTATGCAGCTCCGCCCAGGTCCTTGCAGACAGAATATCCCGTCCCGGAACGTATATCCGTACAGGTGAGAAAGCAGCCGTCTGGACAGGTTTCCCGTTACGGACGCACCGGCGCTGCGATGACCCTATGTTTCGTATTGCCAATCAGATTGCCTATAACGGACAGATGGTTAAGGTGAGCACTGATAAAAAAGAAGCCCGCTTTATCGGTCCTTCCTCCTGGTTTCATGTAAAGGGCGGGGCTGGCAATAGCGGCCATGTAATTGAAGAGGAGATTTCACTCCTGGAGGAGAAAATAAAGCAACTGCAAAGAACTGAATATGATCAGCAGCAACCTGTTTATGTCATTTCGCCTTTTGTGACAGTGGCGGATAGGTGCAGGCAGGTGTTCCGCCATCAACCAGCCATTCAAATAGGAACCATTCATACTTTTCAGGGAAGGGAAGCTGAAATAGTTTTCCTGGTATTGGGCAGCGATCCCAATAAAGCTGAAGCCAGAAAGTGGGCATCTCGAAAGCCTAATTTACTAAACGTAGCGCTGACAAGGGCGCAAAAGCGGATATATGTAATCGGTGACAAAGAGAGCTGGGAAAAATATCCCTATTTTAATACAATGGCAGCAATGCTGCCGCACACGTGAGATAAACACCCTTTATTTGTCGCAATCAGGCATTAAGATTTCAGCGGTAGAATTGTAGCTTTGATGTATCATCCTATAACGGAAACGTATAACCTGTATTCACATTTAAAAAGAAGTATTATGTCATTTCAAGCCTATCTTGACAATATTGAAAAGAAAACCGGAAAAACGGCTACAGACTTTAAAAACATGGCTGAGAAAAAAGGGTTCACTACTAAAGGCGTATTGAAACCTGAAGTAAAGGCAACGCAGGTTACTAACTGGCTCAAAGAAGAATTTGAGCTTGGGCATGGCCACGCCATGGCAGTTTATGCTTTGCTGAAAGGGATAAAGGAAGAAGGAAGTAAATAGTATGATCCCGTTTATAGATATTTCGAAAGGCGCTGATGAATGGAGGCGCCTTTCGTATATTATTATTCTTGCAAGTAATTTTTATCTTTATCTCTGAAATCCCTGATCTCCTATGAAAACATTAGCTGTACTGTTCCTCGTGCTGGCCTTGAGCGCTTGTGACGCTAAAAAACATTACCGGCAGGCCGCCGACGATACTGTAACAACCACAGATGAGTATAATATTGGCCGTACTGATTATAAACTGTATATACCCGCTGGCTGGAACACCTTTCGGCAAACAGCCTATGGTATTGATTATTATTTTTTAAAACCTCCTGTAAAGGAGGCAGACGCTGGTGTCGTCATCAATGTGATCTCCCACGGTATTCCGATGCCCTGGGAAAAGTATAGCCGGAAGATGAAAAAAATGCTATTGGAATCCGTGCCCGGTGTAGTACTTGTAGACGAAGGTACCTTTGAAGGAAAGGCCCTGAAGGGTGAATGGTTTAGCTATGACATGGATATAGAAGGTCATAGAACCAGGCTGGTATGTTATATGTACCCCTATCACGGTAT
Protein-coding sequences here:
- a CDS encoding DUF4287 domain-containing protein, with product MSFQAYLDNIEKKTGKTATDFKNMAEKKGFTTKGVLKPEVKATQVTNWLKEEFELGHGHAMAVYALLKGIKEEGSK